The Musa acuminata AAA Group cultivar baxijiao chromosome BXJ2-2, Cavendish_Baxijiao_AAA, whole genome shotgun sequence genome has a segment encoding these proteins:
- the LOC103975808 gene encoding probable serine/threonine-protein kinase PIX13, which translates to MGNCFGGPENSVNPVVTGPRGPGWSTTTTGGNRELSTVFTGTVEQSLDGSSRTEEAFPNLRIFAFNELKSATRSFQAANMIGEGGFGVVYKAWVDKKTLTPANNGVGMAVAVKKWKPESFQGFSEWQKEVDILGKMSHPNLINLLGYCCEDDELLLVYEFMEKGSLGNHLFPQGAAVQPLSWEQRLKIAVGAARGLAYLHAPENRIIHRNFTSSHVLLDSNLNPKLTGLGIAREGPTDAESHVSTSVMGTYGYAAPEYIATGHLTAKNDVYGMGVVLLEMLSGQRALDASRTGKQRLVEYAKSYLSDHPKLARLMDPRLEGQYPVKAALSAARLAKSCVADDPKARPSMDEVVETLQQIEAMN; encoded by the exons ATGGGAAACTGCTTTGGAGGCCCTGAGAATTCTGTCAACCCTGTGGTCACCGGACCTCGCGGTCCAG GAtggtcgacgacgacgaccggCGGCAACAGAGAGCTATCGACGGTCTTCACCGGCACCGTCGAACAGTCATTGGACGGCAGCTCCAGAACCGAAGAGGCGTTCCCAAACCTTCGGATCTTTGCGTTTAATGAGCTGAAGAGTGCCACACGTAGCTTCCAGGCTGCGAACATGATCGGGGAAGGAGGATTTGGGGTTGTGTACAAGGCTTGGGTGGACAAGAAGACGTTGACTCCGGCAAATAACGGGGTGGGGATGGCCGTCGCTGTCAAAAAATGGAAGCCTGAGAGTTTCCAAGGATTCAGTGAGTGGCAG AAAGAGGTAGATATCCTGGGGAAGATGTCGCATCCCAACCTCATCAATCTCTTGGGCTACTGCTGTGAAGACGACGAGCTCCTCCTCGTCTACGAGTTCATGGAGAAAGGCAGCTTAGGGAACCACCTCTTCCCAC AGGGAGCAGCTGTGCAGCCACTGTCATGGGAGCAGAGGCTGAAGATTGCGGTCGGTGCCGCTCGAGGTCTTGCATATTTACATGCCCCAGAGAATCGCATCATCCATCGAAACTTCACCTCCTCCCACGTCCTTCTTGATTCA AACCTCAATCCGAAGCTCACCGGTCTGGGGATCGCGAGGGAAGGCCCAACTGATGCAGAGTCTCACGTCTCGACCAGTGTCATGGGCACCTACGGATATGCTGCACCAGAGTACATAGCAACTG GCCATTTGACTGCGAAGAATGATGTGTATGGAATGGGAGTGGTGTTGCTGGAAATGCTCTCTGGGCAGAGGGCGTTGGATGCGAGCCGGACAGGCAAACAACGGTTGGTGGAATACGCGAAGTCCTACCTCTCGGATCACCCGAAGTTGGCTCGCCTCATGGACCCGAGACTGGAGGGCCAGTATCCAGTGAAGGCGGCTCTTTCTGCGGCGCGACTGGCCAAGAGCTGCGTTGCAGACGATCCTAAAGCTCGCCCGTCCATGGATGAGGTTGTGGAGACTCTTCAGCAGATTGAAGCTATGAATTAA
- the LOC103976308 gene encoding cell number regulator 13 yields MALIGDLTTVAQLIAKISDAVSTARDLPRVCWRFAVHLQDIGRHLEPLRGAQLDKATQQTLANLQRTLESSYDVIVDCSRRSYAYRLIKGKSIRDKIREAQDEVDRILRLFPLIQLSQDYGYRPSYGSSDDEEEDPEQLRPYDSEDEYSDEEHRSGDIIEEYVPKFRELSLNANANVNRRLNEEWVEDDREHERWNDGDHQESVDDDDHEQSDDDDDDGEESDDDDDDSEESDDDDDDDDREESDDDDDDREESDEDEYHPHYS; encoded by the exons ATGGCGCTCATAGGGGACCTCACCACCGTCGCCCAGCTGATCGCGAAGATTTCAGACGCCGTTTCGACTGCGAGAGACCTCCCTCGGGTTTGCTGGAGATTCGCCGTCCACCTGCAGGACATCGGCAGGCATTTGGAGCCGCTAAGGGGCGCGCAACTCGATAAAGCCACGCAGCAGACGTTGGCGAACCTGCAGCGAACTCTGGAGTCGTCATACGATGTCATCGTCGACTGCAGCAGACGCAGTTATGCGTATCGCCTGATCAAAGGCAAGAGCATCCGAGACAAGATCAGAGAAGCGCAGGACGAGGTCGATAGGATCTTGAGGCTGTTTCCTCTCATCCAGCTATCGCAAGACTATGGATACAGG CCATCGTATGGTTCATCGGATGATGAAGAGGAGGATCCCGAGCAGCTTCGTCCGTATGACTCCGAAGATGAATACAGTGACGAAGAGCACCGTTCGG GTGACATAATTGAAGAGTATGTGCCGAAATTTAGAGAGTTATCTCTGAATGCTAATGCCAATGTCAACAGAAGGCTAAATGAAGAGTGGGTCGAGGACGACCGTGAGCACGAACGATGGAACGACGGCGACCACCAAGAATcggtcgacgacgacgaccaTGAACAGTCGGATGACGATGATGACGACGGTGAAGAGTCGGATGACGATGATGACGACAGTGAAGAATCggacgatgacgatgacgatgacgaccgtgaagaatcagacgacgacgatgacgaccgtgaagaatcggacgaggatGAGTACCACCCACATTATAGTTAG
- the LOC135585903 gene encoding putative disease resistance RPP13-like protein 1, whose amino-acid sequence MSCTTPTTSSTSAEPRVGHCWTISHRRRRLHRRIRSLNKRLDAISRDGLMHKLEQSSPDVVLKRGVNLRQTDPLLEQDIVGNEINDATEDLVDFLTRRNDINCCLCAITGMGGIGKTTLAQKIFNDPKTQDIFQVRVWVCVTQKFSEIELLKQIIRETRMNYREDMTKAELQPMLRDAVRGKSLFLVLDDVWQADVWVDLLRNPILQSGVANRRILVTTRYENIAHQIGSARIHRVKLLPDDSGWELLCKKAFVSGGEEDMENLKDVGFDIVSRCKGLPLAIKTVGSLLATKQRGRREWEKVARSDAWSMSELPEQLRGALYLSYEDLPSHLKQCFLYCSLFPEDYVLRKESLVRLWCAEGFVRSQGDSAMEDVAEEYWKELQRRSLLQPLPNSLVESPCVMHDLLRSLAQFLSRDECFYGDADAIKSTPTSKLRRLSVCKEGERVAIPVSVIQKKCLRTLMVLKTPPVVEDKLLARLPRLRVLLLNGRGIQSIPDSIGNLTHLRYLDLRETDISSLPESIERLRNLLTLNVMDCRYLRSLPRGVTRLLNLRRLGLFNSAVCNVPKGIGRLQHLNDISGFIVGDEEDDRGGGCDLEELNSLHELRKLSIFNLERVSNGASVLFHKNHLTRLAMLCTPYSCRLGGTLYTEEEIRRIGRVFDELRPPPCLEEELWIDGFFGRRFPSWMMSSLGTSFPRLTRLFLLRCELCQKLPPLGRLPELKCLHIGAASALVRIGHEFLGDETSKAASTVVFPKLKIFRIEDMPNWETWNLGGSGDDEDDDGGQEHYGEPQTLLRLPRLEDLVVSNCPKLSALPIGTNGVHKVRTFPALSRLTIHDCSALEYMENLDALEYLKLVDESMEHLPPWLPGLIQGRRSRFKMDVFCNLRLLKRCVDDGPDWPIVREIPIANIYSDTVNGRASLHHVKETSYYRTTNI is encoded by the exons ATGTCATGTACGACGCCGACGACATCATCGACCTCTGCAGAGCCGAGGGTGGGACACTGTTGGACGATCAGCCACCGGCGCCGCAGACTCCACCGCCG AATCAGAAGCCTCAACAAGAGACTGGATGCGATCTCTAGAGACGGGTTGATGCATAAGCTGGAGCAGTCAAGCCCAGATGTTGTCCTGAAGAGGGGTGTGAATCTTCGTCAGACTGATCCACTCCTTGAACAAGATATAGTAGGAAATGAAATCAACGACGCTACCGAGGATCTTGTGGATTTCTTGACACGCAGAAACGATATCAACTGCTGTCTTTGTGCCATCACCGGCATGGGGGGGATAGGAAAGACGACACTGGCTCAGAAAATATTTAATGATCCAAAGACGCAAGATATATTTCAGGTTCGGGTATGGGTTTGTGTTACACAGAAATTTTCAGAGATTGAATTGCTGAAGCAGATCATAAGGGAAACCAGAATGAACTACAGAGAAGATATGACAAAAGCGGAACTGCAACCGATGCTTAGAGATGCTGTTCGGGGAAAGAGTTTGTTTCTCGTGTTAGATGATGTGTGGCAAGCAGATGTATGGGTTGACTTGCTAAGAAATCCCATACTACAAAGTGGAGTGGCTAATAGAAGAATTTTGGTGACCACCAGATATGAAAACATTGCTCACCAGATAGGGTCAGCACGCATCCATCGGGTGAAACTATTGCCGGATGATTCAGGTTGGGAACTGTTGTGCAAGAAGGCATTTGTCAGTGGAGGGGAGGAAGATATGGAGAACTTGAAGGACGTGGGCTTCGACATAGTTTCCAGATGCAAAGGTCTTCCTCTCGCAATCAAGACCGTGGGAAGCCTCTTGGCCACGAAGCAGAGAGGTAGGCGAGAATGGGAAAAGGTTGCCCGTAGTGATGCATGGTCCATGAGCGAGCTTCCTGAACAACTCAGGGGCGCTTTGTACTTGAGTTATGAGGATTTACCATCTCATCTCAAGCAATGCTTCCTATACTGCTCCCTTTTTCCCGAGGATTATGTACTACGTAAGGAGAGTCTCGTGAGACTCTGGTGTGCTGAAGGCTTTGTACGGTCCCAAGGAGACTCAGCGATGGAAGATGTAGCAGAAGAATATTGGAAAGAGCTTCAGAGGAGGAGCCTTCTGCAACCTTTACCTAACTCCTTGGTGGAGAGCCCTTGCGTGATGCATGATTTATTGCGCTCTCTTGCTCAATTCTTATCACGAGACGAATGTTTCTATGGAGATGCAGATGCGATAAAATCCACACCTACCTCAAAGCTTCGCCGTCTATCGGTTTGTAAGGAAGGTGAGAGAGTCGCGATCCCTGTGTCGGTAATACAGAAGAAATGTCTGAGGACCTTGATGGTCCTAAAGACTCCCCCGGTCGTCGAGGATAAGCTACTGGCAAGGCTCCCACGACTGCGTGTTCTGCTACTAAATGGAAGAGGAATCCAGAGCATCCCGGATTCTATTGGAAATCTAACTCATCTACGATATCTAGATCTCCGCGAGACTGACATCTCCAGTCTACCCGAATCCATCGAGCGTCTTCGCAATCTGTTAACCTTGAACGTCATGGATTGCAGGTATCTGAGGAGTCTTCCTCGAGGCGTAACACGATTGCTCAATCTAAGGCGTCTTGGTCTTTTCAATTCGGCAGTCTGTAACGTGCCCAAAGGCATAGGGAGGTTGCAGCATCTTAACGACATCTCCGGATTCATTGTGGGCGACGAAGAAGATGACAGGGGCGGAGGGTGTGACTTGGAAGAGCTTAACTCTCTCCACGAGCTCAGAAAGCTGAGCATATTTAACTTGGAGAGAGTGTCGAACGGGGCTTCCGTGTTGTTCCATAAGAACCACCTTACGAGATTAGCCATGCTGTGCACACCGTACAGTTGTAGGCTCGGTGGTACGCTATACACAGAGGAGGAGATCAGGAGGATCGGGAGGGTCTTCGACGAGCTACGTCCTCCGCCGTGCTTGGAGGAGGAACTCTGGATCGATGGTTTCTTCGGCCGTAGGTTCCCGAGCTGGATGATGTCGTCCTTGGGAACTTCTTTTCCTCGTTTGACACGGCTGTTCCTTCTCAGATGCGAGTTATGCCAGAAACTCCCCCCTCTGGGCCGATTGCCCGAGCTCAAATGCCTCCACATCGGTGCTGCATCTGCGCTGGTGAGAATCGGCCACGAGTTCCTTGGAGACGAGACTTCGAAAGCAGCATCCACCGTAGTCTTCCCGAAGCTCAAAATTTTTCGTATTGAAGATATGCCAAATTGGGAAACGTGGAATCTCGGTGGAAGTGGCGACGATGAGGATGATGATGGCGGCCAAGAACATTACGGTGAACCACAAACTCTGCTACGACTGCCTCGTCTCGAGGACTTGGTAGTTAGCAATTGTCCCAAGCTGAGCGCGCTTCCAATAGGCACTAATGGCGTGCACAAGGTACGAACCTTCCCTGCCCTTAGCAGATTAACGATTCACGATTGTTCAGCGTTAGAGTACATGGAGAATCTGGACGCGCTGGAGTATCTAAAGCTGGTGGACGAGTCAATGGAACACCTTCCCCCGTGGTTGCCGGGCCTGATCCAAGGACGACGAAGCAGATTCAAGATGGATGTCTTCTGCAACCTCCGTCTGCTCAAGAGATGCGTTGATGATGGACCAGACTGGCCGATCGTCCGAGAAATTCCCATCGCCAATATTTACTCCGACACTGTGAACGGAAGAGCCAGTCTTCATCATGTCAAGGAGACTTCCTACTACCGAACGACCAACATTTAG
- the LOC135605700 gene encoding amino acid permease 4-like, translated as MLPRSRTLPARIHESVNDGSRNERAYLQVETQPKIQEDTESLNPQVAHSKCFDDDGRLKRTGTVWTATSHIITAVIGSGVLSLAWAIAQLGWIAGPIVMILFAFVIYYTSNLLSDCYRSGDPVTGRRNYTYTDAVRSNLGGAKVKICGAIQYVNLFGVAIGYTIAASISMMAIKRSNCFHASGGKDPCHMSSNMYMIIFGITEIVFSQIPDFDQVWWLSIVAAVMSFTYSTVGLGLGVAKTAENGSFQGSLMGISIGTVTKAGTVTATQKVWRNLQALGDIAFAYSYSIILIEIQDTIKSPPAENKTMRKATLLSIVVTTVFYMLCGCMGNAAFGDDAPGNLLTGFGFYNPYWLLDIANLAIVVHLVGAYQVFCQPLFAFVEKWSAKRWPKSELITHEYEARIPCTGATYKLNLFRLVWRTAFVVLTTVISMLMPFFNDVVGILGAFGFWPLTVYFPVEMYIAQKKIRPWSSRWVGLQLLSFTCLVVSLAAACGSMAGVVLDLKSYRPFESTY; from the exons ATGCTGCCCAGAAGCCGAACGCTTCCGGCGAGGATCCATGAGAGTGTT AACGATGGGAGCCGCAACGAAAGGGCGTATCTTCAAGTGGAAACACAGCCCAAGATACAGGAGGACACTGAAAGCTTGAATCCACAGGTGGCTCATTCCAAGTGCTTTGACGACGATGGACGCCTTAAACGAACAG GCACTGTGTGGACTGCAACTTCACACATAATCACTGCAGTGATAGGCTCGGGAGTGCTCTCACTCGCATGGGCTATAGCGCAGTTAGGTTGGATCGCCGGACCAATTGTCATGATCCTCTTCGCCTTCGTCATCTACTACACCTCAAACCTCTTGTCCGACTGCTACCGTTCCGGTGATCCTGTCACCGGCCGGAGAAATTACACGTACACGGATGCTGTGAGATCCAACTTAG GTGGAGCAAAGGTAAAGATTTGTGGAGCAATCCAGTATGTAAATCTCTTTGGTGTAGCCATCGGATACACTATTGCAGCTTCCATCAGTATGAT GGCTATAAAGAGATCCAATTGCTTTCATGCAAGTGGAGGAAAGGACCCATGTCATATGTCAAGCAACATGTACATGATCATCTTTGGGATCACAGAGATTGTGTTCTCCCAGATCCCAGATTTTGATCAGGTTTGGTGGCTTTCCATTGTGGCTGCTGTCATGTCCTTCACCTACTCTACTGTTGGGCTCGGCTTAGGCGTTGCTAAAACTGCAG AGAATGGGAGCTTCCAAGGCAGCCTTATGGGCATCAGTATTGGGACGGTGACCAAAGCAGGCACAGTGACTGCAACCCAAAAGGTATGGAGGAACCTGCAAGCTCTCGGGGACattgccttcgcctactcttactCCATCATCCTGATCGAGATCCAG GATACGATCAAGTCTCCTCCGGCGGAGAACAAGACGATGAGAAAAGCCACCCTGCTGAGCATCGTCGTCACCACCGTCTTCTATATGCTCTGTGGGTGCATGGGGAATGCAGCATTCGGAGACGATGCCCCGGGCAACCTGCTCACGGGCTTTGGATTCTACAACCCCTATTGGCTTCTCGATATCGCAAACCTCGCCATCGTTGTCCATCTTGTTGGAGCTTATCAG GTGTTCTGCCAACCGCTGTTCGCCTTCGTGGAGAAGTGGAGCGCGAAGCGGTGGCCCAAGAGCGAGCTGATCACCCACGAGTACGAGGCCCGGATCCCTTGCACTGGCGCCACGTACAAGCTCAACCTGTTCCGGCTGGTGTGGAGGACGGCCTTCGTGGTGCTCACCACCGTCATCTCCATGCTCATGCCCTTCTTCAACGACGTCGTCGGCATCCTCGGCGCTTTCGGCTTCTGGCCCCTCACCGTCTACTTCCCGGTGGAGATGTACATCGCGCAGAAGAAGATACGGCCGTGGTCGAGCCGGTGGGTCGGCCTGCAGCTGCTCAGCTTCACGTGCCTCGTCGTCTCCCTCGCCGCCGCCTGTGGCTCGATGGCCGGCGTCGTCCTCGACCTTAAGTCCTACCGGCCCTTCGAGTCCACCTACTGA